In the genome of Myxococcus stipitatus, one region contains:
- a CDS encoding class I SAM-dependent methyltransferase produces MGITMSPQEYATAFRLLAATARHPENIARVFEERMLPGLAPRPSLLDVGAGSGKVAERLAPHFGSLTLLEPNREQISRLKLDKAQVLVEPFERYDAPEKHELVLCSHVLYHVPLADWGAFIDRLLSFVRPGGYCLLIMAAGRGPTFELCRDFADTLNFGEMMLDIVRGKQVPHEVLPTMSGFAARTFEEMYTLCRFFVLEGCFTAEQLAAMDADAARELDRKLRLHAERCLCPDGVYRLEQDEDMVLIPCP; encoded by the coding sequence ATGGGAATCACGATGTCGCCGCAGGAGTACGCCACGGCCTTTCGCCTGCTGGCGGCCACCGCTCGCCATCCCGAGAACATCGCGCGAGTCTTCGAGGAGCGCATGCTTCCGGGACTCGCGCCCCGCCCTTCCCTGCTGGACGTGGGCGCGGGCTCCGGCAAGGTCGCCGAGCGACTGGCACCCCACTTCGGCTCCCTCACGCTGCTCGAGCCCAATCGCGAGCAGATCTCCCGCTTGAAGCTCGACAAGGCCCAGGTCCTCGTCGAGCCCTTCGAGCGCTACGACGCCCCGGAGAAGCACGAGCTCGTCCTGTGCTCACACGTCCTGTACCACGTGCCCCTCGCCGACTGGGGTGCGTTCATCGACAGGCTGCTCTCGTTCGTTCGCCCCGGAGGATATTGCCTGCTCATCATGGCCGCCGGGCGCGGCCCCACGTTCGAGCTGTGCCGCGACTTCGCGGACACCCTCAACTTCGGCGAGATGATGCTGGACATCGTGCGAGGCAAGCAGGTGCCGCACGAGGTCCTCCCGACGATGAGTGGCTTCGCGGCTCGGACCTTCGAGGAGATGTACACGCTCTGCCGCTTCTTCGTGCTCGAGGGCTGCTTCACCGCGGAGCAGCTCGCCGCCATGGATGCGGATGCCGCGCGCGAGCTCGACCGGAAGCTGCGCCTGCATGCCGAGCGGTGCCTCTGCCCCGACGGCGTCTATCGCCTGGAACAGGATGAGGACATGGTCCTCATCCCGTGCCCCTGA
- a CDS encoding virginiamycin B lyase family protein: protein MRPGRSSSLSCPRGPMTRTSGTTTDTPSPWSSRPSPDPSEFRESFIRDDGRGPYNITTGADGALWFTLNKTNALGRMTLGGTVPFFPLPTPGAGPVGATAGSDAIRFVEIIAGQIGRMALDGTVSRVARLGPRRP from the coding sequence ATGCGACCCGGACGCTCATCGTCACTGTCATGCCCACGGGGCCCTATGACCCGGACCTCCGGGACAACGACCGATACCCCTTCTCCCTGGTCCTCTCGGCCCAGCCCTGACCCATCGGAGTTTCGCGAGTCCTTCATCCGCGACGACGGCCGGGGTCCCTACAACATCACGACGGGCGCGGACGGAGCCCTCTGGTTCACCCTCAACAAGACGAATGCCCTCGGCAGGATGACCCTGGGTGGCACCGTCCCCTTCTTCCCGCTCCCGACGCCCGGCGCGGGGCCCGTCGGCGCGACCGCGGGGTCGGACGCCATCAGGTTCGTCGAAATCATCGCGGGCCAGATTGGCCGCATGGCCCTGGATGGAACCGTGAGTCGGGTCGCCCGCCTGGGGCCACGGCGCCCATGA
- a CDS encoding TrmB family transcriptional regulator, translating to MDADEGLVALGFTEVEARVYCELLKGSPATGYRLAQALGKAPPSIYQALASLEHKGAVLVEEGEPRSFRPVPPDEVLAALQRGFETRSREAADALRKLHAPAQDDRIYHLKSTAQVMERARAMIAGATEQLLFDLFPPPFDTLAPALREASARGISIAGLVYDETPKMPFDCVRSSDAAFVRERWPGAQLTLVVDAREFLVALLTPDGTGVRQAIWSDSGYLACLQHSGLSAEVRLSAPPSARARLARSTSLIGSSPPGLRLLVGKPPSSSKRGDTL from the coding sequence ATGGACGCGGACGAAGGGCTTGTGGCCCTGGGATTCACCGAGGTCGAGGCGCGGGTGTACTGCGAGCTGCTGAAGGGCTCGCCCGCGACCGGGTATCGGCTGGCGCAGGCGCTGGGGAAGGCGCCTCCGAGCATCTACCAGGCGCTCGCCTCGCTCGAGCACAAGGGCGCGGTGCTCGTCGAGGAGGGGGAGCCGCGCTCCTTCCGACCTGTCCCTCCCGACGAGGTCCTCGCCGCGCTCCAGCGTGGCTTCGAGACGCGCAGCCGCGAGGCCGCGGACGCGCTGCGAAAGCTCCACGCCCCGGCGCAGGACGACCGCATCTATCACCTCAAGAGCACCGCGCAGGTGATGGAGCGCGCTCGAGCGATGATTGCCGGCGCCACCGAGCAGCTGCTGTTCGACCTGTTCCCGCCCCCCTTCGACACCCTGGCACCCGCGCTCCGCGAGGCGAGTGCGCGAGGCATCTCCATCGCGGGGCTCGTCTACGACGAGACCCCCAAGATGCCCTTCGACTGCGTGCGCTCGTCCGACGCGGCGTTCGTTCGGGAGCGCTGGCCGGGCGCGCAGCTCACGCTCGTGGTCGATGCCCGCGAGTTCCTGGTGGCCCTGCTCACCCCCGATGGCACGGGCGTCAGGCAGGCCATCTGGAGCGACAGCGGCTATCTCGCCTGCTTGCAGCACAGCGGGCTGTCCGCGGAGGTCCGGCTGAGCGCGCCCCCCTCGGCGCGTGCGCGGCTGGCGCGGTCCACCTCCCTCATCGGCTCCAGCCCACCTGGCCTTCGCCTCCTCGTGGGAAAGCCTCCTTCTTCTTCGAAGCGTGGAGATACCCTTTGA
- a CDS encoding tetratricopeptide repeat protein codes for MRQVGQRDGLGGHPTACSRGAMSSPSPSSPSASAPLAPPGDTSTGGDAAPEASPLRPSLQAALVVLAALAVYAPALGLGFVYDDFPLVEANPWIRSPAWLGDIFTQQVFGFIPNAEGSRAFYRPLVHVLLLAIHGVAGMATWAYHLAPVLLHATASLTVWALARRMAAGSVATALAAGLLFAVHPVHVETVAWVSALMDMAAATAGLGVLWLLTSRPLPPLRAVAGAALWLVAALFKEPAVMLLPMLAAWELMATDQKNADVWRERAWRFGPLGVAVLLYAVLRLNAVGWASVNSGWDTLPRDIAFLNAFPLLAHHASLLLWPGVLSVFHPFEPATSVVDGRVLAGVAVALGMGAGLVVLRRRAPAAWLSIAWLTLPLLPALHLRALSESAVAERYLYLPSAGFCLLAACAWGPVTKLARPAVAWALGLVVFLGATLRTEAQIGTWQSDVTLWVNAVESSPGAVTPLVQLGEALLRAGEAEEAILALERAHMLQPEHLGAASQLARAYVDAGRPAQARELMMAAVRAHPDASGFHFILGLAHRRMGAKEAALASFQEAARLSPSSGDTRLELGEVLVELGRAAEALPSLEEALKRVADAPRAHRALALAHRALDHEEQARAHERSARGSP; via the coding sequence ATGCGCCAGGTTGGCCAGCGGGATGGTCTCGGGGGCCATCCCACGGCATGCTCGCGCGGCGCCATGTCGTCACCCTCCCCGTCCAGCCCGTCCGCCTCCGCCCCTCTGGCTCCTCCTGGAGACACCTCGACCGGAGGAGACGCGGCGCCCGAGGCCTCCCCGCTCCGCCCCAGCCTCCAGGCCGCGCTCGTCGTGCTGGCCGCGCTCGCGGTGTACGCCCCGGCCTTGGGGTTGGGCTTCGTCTATGACGACTTCCCGCTCGTGGAGGCCAACCCCTGGATTCGCTCTCCCGCGTGGCTGGGGGACATCTTCACGCAGCAGGTCTTCGGCTTCATCCCGAACGCCGAGGGAAGCCGGGCCTTCTATCGCCCCCTCGTGCACGTCCTCCTGCTGGCCATCCACGGCGTCGCGGGGATGGCGACGTGGGCCTACCACCTGGCACCTGTCCTGCTGCACGCCACGGCGTCGCTGACGGTGTGGGCGCTGGCGCGGCGGATGGCCGCGGGCTCGGTGGCCACTGCGCTCGCCGCGGGGCTGCTCTTCGCCGTCCACCCGGTGCACGTGGAGACCGTGGCATGGGTGAGCGCGCTCATGGACATGGCCGCGGCGACGGCGGGGCTGGGCGTGCTGTGGCTGCTCACCTCGCGGCCCCTGCCACCTCTCCGCGCCGTGGCGGGAGCGGCGCTGTGGCTGGTGGCGGCGCTCTTCAAGGAGCCGGCGGTGATGCTGCTGCCCATGCTGGCCGCATGGGAGCTGATGGCGACGGACCAGAAGAACGCGGACGTGTGGCGGGAGCGGGCCTGGCGCTTCGGGCCGCTCGGCGTCGCGGTGCTGCTCTATGCCGTGCTCCGGCTCAACGCGGTGGGCTGGGCCAGCGTGAACAGCGGCTGGGACACCCTCCCGCGAGACATCGCCTTCCTCAATGCCTTCCCGCTGCTGGCCCACCACGCGAGCCTCCTCCTGTGGCCCGGGGTGCTCAGCGTCTTCCACCCATTCGAGCCGGCGACCTCCGTGGTGGACGGGCGCGTGCTCGCGGGAGTCGCGGTGGCACTGGGAATGGGCGCCGGGCTCGTCGTGCTCCGGCGGCGCGCGCCTGCCGCGTGGCTGAGCATCGCGTGGCTGACGTTGCCTCTCCTGCCGGCCCTCCACCTGCGCGCGCTGAGCGAGAGCGCGGTGGCGGAGCGCTACCTGTACTTGCCCTCCGCTGGCTTCTGTCTGCTCGCGGCCTGTGCCTGGGGGCCCGTGACGAAGCTGGCGCGTCCGGCGGTCGCGTGGGCGCTCGGGCTGGTGGTGTTCCTGGGGGCCACCCTGAGGACGGAGGCCCAGATTGGAACGTGGCAGAGCGATGTGACCTTGTGGGTGAACGCGGTGGAGTCCTCGCCTGGAGCGGTGACGCCGCTCGTCCAGCTGGGAGAGGCCCTGCTGCGCGCGGGCGAGGCGGAGGAGGCCATCCTCGCCCTGGAGCGCGCACACATGCTCCAGCCCGAGCACCTGGGCGCCGCGAGCCAGCTCGCGCGGGCGTACGTGGACGCGGGCCGACCAGCCCAGGCGCGGGAGCTCATGATGGCGGCGGTGCGTGCCCATCCAGACGCCTCCGGCTTCCACTTCATCCTGGGCCTCGCGCACAGGCGAATGGGTGCAAAGGAAGCGGCCCTCGCGTCCTTCCAGGAGGCGGCACGCCTGTCCCCGTCGTCCGGCGACACGCGGCTGGAGCTGGGCGAAGTCCTCGTCGAGCTCGGCCGCGCGGCGGAGGCACTGCCCTCGCTCGAGGAGGCCCTGAAGCGCGTCGCGGACGCCCCTCGTGCGCACCGGGCGCTGGCCCTGGCCCATCGCGCGCTGGACCACGAGGAGCAGGCCCGCGCGCACGAGCGCAGCGCGCGGGGTAGCCCCTAG
- a CDS encoding YfbK domain-containing protein yields the protein MNMAFARLSCGLLVLLASQSLAQPSTIMGAVLDVQSRQPIADVVVSATSPSLQGEKSVLTNARGEYLIPELPPGVYVLRFERESYRPYSRADVQLRLNRTIRVNVELHPESLSESIAIVGVPPNIDVGSTTTGVNLDREFIKRGQSVQPGPSPDAPAQLAPSGQSDSYGAPIAVESIVAVAPPPPQHNASPAMPGMSMTLRVHPLPAQQESRPPPRREPTTRADFYAMYFKGYGVNPTVNPKEERFSTFSVDTDTASYSLTRSYLNRHVMPDERAVRVEEFVNTFDYGYANAKDAPFGVHVEGFPSPVRTGYQVLRIGVKAREVPAAERKSSHLVFVIDVSGSMSMENRLGLVKQALRMLVMELDERDRVSIVVYGSEARQVLPPTSALEKDRLLSAINGLRTEGSTNAEAGLTLGYRIAVEHLREGGINRVILCSDGVANVGVSDADGIWAQVKNLAARGITLSTVGFGMGNYNDVLMERLSHVGEGNYAYVDDLKEAHRVFVRNLTGTLQVVAKDVKLQVEFDPKEVALYRLLGYENRALTAEQFRDDRVDAGEVGAGHSVTALYEVKPRANARKLGTLRIRYKAPEGGASKELATPMYAASLRPSYAQTRESTRLAYVASAFAEKLRGSYWTRPLTYDTLLELWSNVGLELRQRADVSELGELIRRASTLDRRVDPFEDFAPLKSMDFDRAPSGA from the coding sequence ATGAATATGGCCTTCGCCCGACTGTCGTGCGGGCTCCTGGTGTTGCTCGCCTCACAGTCACTCGCTCAGCCCAGCACCATCATGGGCGCTGTCCTCGATGTCCAGAGTCGACAGCCCATCGCTGATGTGGTGGTCAGCGCGACGTCGCCGAGTCTTCAAGGCGAGAAGAGCGTCCTCACCAATGCACGGGGGGAATACCTCATCCCTGAGCTTCCTCCAGGTGTGTATGTCCTTCGATTCGAGAGGGAGTCGTACAGGCCCTACTCGCGCGCCGACGTGCAGTTGCGGCTCAACCGCACCATCCGCGTCAACGTCGAGCTGCACCCTGAATCACTGAGCGAGTCGATAGCGATTGTGGGGGTCCCCCCGAACATCGACGTGGGCTCCACGACCACGGGCGTCAATCTGGACCGTGAGTTCATCAAGCGGGGACAGAGCGTCCAGCCGGGTCCTTCCCCCGATGCGCCGGCCCAGCTGGCCCCGAGCGGCCAGTCCGATTCGTACGGGGCACCCATCGCGGTGGAGAGCATCGTGGCGGTCGCGCCGCCCCCGCCCCAGCACAACGCCTCTCCCGCCATGCCTGGCATGTCGATGACGCTGCGGGTGCATCCGCTCCCCGCGCAGCAGGAGTCCCGCCCGCCTCCGCGCCGCGAGCCGACGACCCGCGCGGACTTCTACGCGATGTACTTCAAGGGGTACGGGGTGAACCCCACGGTGAACCCGAAGGAGGAGCGTTTCTCCACGTTCTCCGTGGACACGGATACGGCCTCGTACTCGCTCACCCGCAGCTACCTGAATCGCCACGTCATGCCCGATGAGCGCGCCGTGCGCGTGGAGGAGTTCGTCAACACTTTCGACTATGGCTACGCCAACGCGAAGGACGCGCCCTTCGGTGTCCACGTGGAGGGCTTTCCCTCTCCGGTGCGCACGGGCTACCAGGTGCTGCGCATCGGCGTGAAGGCGCGCGAGGTGCCCGCGGCCGAGCGCAAGTCCAGTCACCTCGTCTTCGTCATCGACGTGTCTGGCTCCATGTCGATGGAGAACCGCCTGGGGTTGGTGAAGCAGGCCTTGCGCATGCTGGTGATGGAGCTGGACGAGCGGGACCGGGTGTCGATCGTCGTGTATGGCTCGGAGGCCCGGCAGGTCCTGCCGCCCACGAGCGCGCTCGAGAAGGACCGGCTGCTGAGCGCCATCAATGGACTCCGGACGGAGGGCTCGACCAATGCCGAGGCGGGGCTGACGTTGGGGTATCGCATCGCCGTCGAGCACCTGCGCGAGGGCGGCATCAACCGCGTCATCCTCTGCTCGGATGGTGTCGCCAACGTGGGGGTCTCCGACGCGGATGGCATCTGGGCCCAGGTGAAGAACCTCGCGGCCCGAGGCATCACCTTGTCGACGGTGGGCTTCGGCATGGGCAACTACAATGACGTCCTGATGGAGCGGCTGTCCCACGTGGGGGAGGGGAACTACGCCTACGTGGACGACTTGAAGGAGGCCCACCGCGTCTTCGTGCGCAACCTCACGGGGACGCTCCAGGTGGTGGCCAAGGACGTGAAGCTCCAGGTGGAGTTCGACCCGAAGGAGGTCGCGCTGTACCGGCTGCTGGGCTACGAGAACCGCGCGCTGACGGCGGAGCAGTTCCGCGATGACCGCGTGGACGCGGGCGAGGTCGGGGCGGGCCACTCCGTGACCGCCCTCTACGAAGTGAAGCCACGAGCGAATGCGCGGAAGCTGGGCACGCTGCGCATCCGTTACAAGGCGCCGGAGGGCGGAGCCTCGAAGGAGCTGGCGACACCGATGTACGCGGCCTCGCTGCGTCCGAGCTATGCCCAGACCCGGGAGTCCACGCGACTGGCCTATGTGGCCTCCGCCTTCGCGGAGAAGCTGAGAGGCTCGTACTGGACGCGGCCCCTGACGTACGACACCCTGCTCGAGCTGTGGAGCAACGTGGGGTTGGAGCTCAGGCAGCGCGCGGACGTGAGCGAGCTGGGTGAGCTCATCCGCAGGGCCAGTACGCTGGACCGCCGCGTGGACCCGTTCGAGGACTTTGCTCCCCTGAAGAGCATGGACTTCGACCGCGCACCCTCGGGGGCCTGA
- a CDS encoding SDR family oxidoreductase, giving the protein MKMVVIGGTGLIGTKVVARLRGQGHEVIAAAPSSGVNALTGEGLDEALAGAQVVVDVANSPSFEDQAVLEFFETSGRNLLAAEEKAGVKHHVALSVVGTERLLGSGYFRGKMAQEKRITAGRIPYTLVRATQFFEFMGGIAKAGTEGDTVRVSTALMQPISSDDVADAVAEAALGAPVQGIVEVAGPERMRVSDVVQRYMNAKQDGRKVIADAHALYFGVELNDQSLTPGDKARIGPTRFDEWLRRSAT; this is encoded by the coding sequence ATGAAGATGGTCGTCATCGGTGGTACCGGACTCATTGGAACGAAGGTCGTGGCGAGGCTGCGTGGACAGGGGCACGAGGTGATTGCCGCGGCGCCGAGCTCGGGTGTGAACGCCCTCACGGGCGAGGGGCTGGACGAGGCGCTCGCGGGAGCGCAGGTGGTCGTCGACGTGGCGAACTCGCCGTCGTTCGAGGACCAGGCCGTGCTGGAGTTCTTCGAGACCTCGGGGCGCAACCTCCTCGCGGCGGAGGAGAAGGCGGGCGTGAAGCACCATGTCGCGCTGTCGGTGGTCGGCACCGAGCGGCTCCTGGGGAGCGGCTACTTCCGGGGCAAGATGGCGCAGGAGAAGCGCATCACGGCCGGAAGGATTCCGTACACCCTGGTGCGAGCGACGCAGTTCTTCGAGTTCATGGGCGGCATCGCGAAGGCGGGGACGGAAGGCGACACGGTGCGCGTCTCCACGGCGCTCATGCAGCCCATCTCGTCGGATGACGTGGCGGACGCGGTGGCGGAAGCGGCGCTGGGCGCGCCGGTCCAGGGCATCGTCGAAGTGGCCGGGCCGGAGCGGATGCGCGTCTCCGACGTCGTCCAGCGGTACATGAACGCGAAGCAGGACGGACGCAAGGTCATCGCCGATGCCCACGCGCTCTACTTCGGCGTGGAGCTGAACGACCAATCCCTGACACCAGGCGACAAGGCGCGCATCGGACCGACGCGGTTCGACGAGTGGCTCCGCCGCTCCGCGACGTAG
- a CDS encoding radical SAM protein: protein MWLLYLSARVLRQRADAARRRAGRTRNRADARHLAGAGKRTVDAVYLGGGTANLTPPAEMKRLLECLAAAFDLKGAELSLEGVPKYFLLRQEALLEVLADTPVRHRRISMGIQTFDPDWLRRMGRDAFGDVADIRQVIESAHRRGFTVSGDLLFNLPGMRSEHALADVERAIELGLDQICMYNLVLTAELDSEWAGEEDLVQAMPEGGQALETWLAVRERLLTRGYVQTTLTNFERADVARSPRRFIYEVASFDPATRDAIGFGPGAISTFKLNGHMSALKWRNEASSEAFTQVVSRGKSAVAGAFRYSPMDMRLLHLTRNLARLQVDCHAYERSFGTNPFWDFPEHFELLTEARLITFADRIAHLTPVGMFYADAIAGLFAHRRVLELREMDEGALRDPMG, encoded by the coding sequence GTGTGGCTTCTGTACCTTTCCGCACGAGTCCTTCGCCAACGAGCCGATGCGGCGCGTCGTCGCGCAGGTCGCACGCGAAATCGAGCAGACGCTCGACACCTTGCCGGAGCTGGGAAGCGCACGGTCGACGCGGTCTATCTGGGCGGGGGAACCGCCAACCTGACGCCGCCCGCGGAGATGAAGCGCTTGCTGGAATGCCTCGCGGCGGCCTTCGACCTGAAGGGCGCGGAGCTCTCTCTCGAGGGCGTCCCCAAGTACTTCCTGCTTCGCCAGGAGGCCTTGCTCGAGGTCCTGGCCGACACGCCGGTCCGGCATCGGCGCATCAGCATGGGCATCCAGACGTTCGACCCGGACTGGCTGCGTCGCATGGGCCGCGATGCCTTTGGCGACGTCGCTGACATCCGCCAGGTCATCGAGTCCGCCCATCGGCGAGGCTTCACGGTCTCCGGAGACCTGCTCTTCAATCTGCCAGGGATGCGGAGCGAGCACGCCCTGGCGGATGTCGAGCGGGCCATCGAGCTGGGGCTCGACCAGATCTGCATGTACAACCTGGTGCTGACCGCGGAGCTGGACTCCGAGTGGGCGGGAGAGGAGGACCTGGTCCAGGCCATGCCAGAGGGAGGACAAGCCCTGGAGACGTGGTTGGCCGTCCGCGAGAGGTTGCTGACGCGAGGCTACGTCCAGACCACGCTCACGAACTTCGAGCGCGCGGACGTGGCTCGGAGTCCTCGACGTTTCATCTACGAGGTCGCGAGCTTCGACCCCGCGACCCGGGATGCCATCGGCTTTGGTCCTGGAGCCATCTCCACGTTCAAGTTGAACGGCCACATGAGCGCCCTCAAGTGGCGGAACGAGGCCTCGAGCGAGGCCTTCACCCAGGTGGTGAGCCGTGGGAAGAGCGCCGTCGCCGGGGCCTTCCGCTACAGCCCCATGGACATGCGGCTGCTCCACCTGACCCGGAACCTGGCTCGGCTCCAGGTGGATTGCCACGCCTACGAGCGCTCCTTCGGAACGAACCCGTTCTGGGACTTCCCGGAGCACTTCGAGCTCCTCACGGAAGCTCGACTCATCACCTTCGCGGACCGCATCGCGCACCTGACGCCCGTGGGCATGTTCTACGCCGACGCCATCGCCGGGTTGTTCGCCCACCGGCGAGTCCTCGAGCTGCGGGAGATGGACGAAGGAGCCCTCCGCGACCCCATGGGGTGA
- a CDS encoding TetR/AcrR family transcriptional regulator C-terminal domain-containing protein translates to MKKTGKREALSRTRILQTALALVDREGLEAVSMRRVGEELGVEAMSLYNHVANKAAILDGILEAVLAELPVMEPASTWQETLRHRAYALRSTLRAHPKVLPLFSTRPAATPASIAHIEQALGVLMEAGFSQRDAVSAFQVVFAFVVGHSMTSYLQTRPDEDAPPAYERLSEADFPRMRALTRLEERRDVEEEFQFGLEAMFIGLTASLPPKQEKPRSPAP, encoded by the coding sequence ATGAAGAAGACCGGCAAGCGCGAAGCACTCTCGAGGACACGCATCCTTCAAACGGCCCTGGCCCTCGTGGACCGCGAAGGACTGGAGGCGGTGTCGATGCGGCGGGTGGGGGAGGAGCTGGGCGTGGAGGCGATGTCCCTCTACAACCATGTGGCCAACAAGGCGGCCATCCTCGACGGCATCCTGGAGGCGGTCCTCGCCGAGCTGCCGGTGATGGAGCCGGCCTCCACGTGGCAGGAGACGCTGCGACACCGGGCATACGCCCTGCGCTCCACGCTCCGCGCGCATCCGAAGGTGCTGCCGCTCTTCTCCACGCGCCCGGCGGCGACGCCCGCATCCATCGCCCACATCGAGCAGGCGCTCGGCGTCTTGATGGAGGCCGGGTTCTCCCAGCGGGATGCGGTGAGCGCGTTCCAGGTCGTGTTCGCGTTCGTGGTTGGTCATTCCATGACCAGCTACCTGCAGACCCGGCCGGACGAAGACGCGCCCCCCGCCTATGAGCGCCTGAGCGAAGCGGACTTCCCCCGCATGCGCGCGCTGACGCGGCTGGAGGAGCGCCGCGACGTCGAAGAGGAGTTCCAGTTCGGACTGGAGGCGATGTTCATCGGGCTCACCGCGAGCCTCCCGCCGAAGCAGGAGAAGCCACGAAGTCCCGCTCCGTGA
- a CDS encoding GlxA family transcriptional regulator has protein sequence MTDTPGFLPGSGGARTVLFIAFPDMGLLDLTGPQTVFWAASKALEERGSPGYLRHTVSQEGGLVRTAEGVSLQTEPLAAFARLRVDTLIVPGAPSIVDVLGRSRPLTDWLRRKAAKVRRTASVCSGTFLLAQAGLLHDKRAATHWAMCDLLRERFPSIQVDRDALFVRDGSVWTSAGVSAGIDLALALVEADHGHDLAMSVARELVVFLKRPGGQSQFSELLKSQTKNGAPFDALHLWIADNLAREDLTVESLAEHARMSPRNFARVYKQKTGRTPAKAVEVLRLEAARRMLEDSKRNVDQIARMCGFGNEERMRVTFQRNLAVSPRDYRKRFATCGG, from the coding sequence ATGACAGATACCCCGGGATTCCTGCCAGGGTCGGGTGGGGCGCGCACGGTGCTCTTCATCGCCTTTCCCGACATGGGGTTGTTGGACCTGACCGGCCCGCAGACCGTGTTCTGGGCCGCGTCCAAGGCCCTGGAGGAGCGCGGTTCGCCGGGGTACCTCCGCCACACGGTGAGCCAGGAGGGCGGGCTGGTGCGGACGGCGGAGGGCGTCTCGCTCCAGACGGAGCCCCTCGCCGCGTTCGCGCGCCTCCGCGTCGACACCCTCATCGTTCCTGGCGCTCCGAGCATCGTCGATGTGCTCGGCCGCTCCAGGCCCCTGACGGATTGGCTGCGGCGGAAGGCCGCGAAGGTCCGACGCACCGCCTCGGTCTGTAGCGGCACCTTCCTCCTGGCCCAGGCCGGCCTGCTTCACGACAAGCGCGCGGCGACACACTGGGCCATGTGCGACCTGCTGCGCGAGCGCTTCCCCTCCATCCAGGTCGACCGCGATGCGCTCTTCGTCCGGGATGGCTCCGTGTGGACCTCGGCGGGCGTCAGCGCGGGCATCGACCTCGCGCTCGCGCTGGTGGAGGCGGACCATGGGCATGACCTGGCGATGAGCGTGGCTCGGGAGCTGGTCGTCTTCCTGAAGCGGCCCGGTGGGCAGTCGCAGTTCAGCGAGCTGCTGAAGTCGCAGACGAAGAACGGCGCCCCCTTCGATGCGCTGCACCTGTGGATTGCGGACAACCTGGCCCGCGAAGACCTCACCGTCGAGTCGCTGGCCGAGCACGCCCGCATGAGTCCGCGCAACTTCGCGCGCGTCTACAAGCAGAAGACCGGCCGCACTCCCGCAAAGGCCGTCGAGGTGCTCCGGCTGGAAGCCGCCCGGCGGATGCTGGAGGACTCGAAGCGCAACGTGGACCAGATTGCCCGCATGTGTGGCTTCGGGAACGAGGAGCGGATGCGGGTGACCTTCCAGCGCAACCTGGCTGTCTCGCCGAGGGACTACCGGAAGCGCTTCGCGACGTGCGGAGGCTGA